TTGCACATCCCCACTTAGCATAGCCCTTATATCCGGAATCTTCTCAAGAACCTCCTTCACGATCATTCGTGCTCTCCTACGGCATGCTTCTTCCGATGCAACCCCAAAGTTTCTGGATATATATTTTAGGCTCTTCTCAACCTCGCACACAAGCCTAGAGTATATTGAGCTAAGGAGGCTTCCGACAAAATACCTCACGTTAGACTTATTGACTTTCATGTTTCCAAAGTATCCCGGAAAGATTATGGATAATAAATCCTCTAATATTTCTATAACCGCTTGCTTTGATGGTAAGTCCTCGCCCTCAGACCGGTTTATTCCACCATACTCCTCATAGCTCTCAACTATTCTATCAACGAGCTTCGGCAGCCCCTCTTCAAGCCAATTATCCTCATAATACTTCTCGCCTTCTATTAGCATCTCAAGCATCTGCCTAGAAACCCATATGTGCGTTGTCTTATCGACCTTCTCGAGGAAATCTCTATCCTTCCTCATCTCAACGCTTTCCATAAGCCACCGCCATCAAGCAATTTTTCTAATCTTTTATAGAGAGGATATGGAAAAACCTATCGGTTCATCGCTAAAGAGCGGTGTGCTCAGGTAGCGCTCCCCTCCGTCCGGAAGAAGCGTAACTATGAGCTTACCCTCATTTTCCGGTCTCCTAGCAACCTCTAGGGCTGCGTAAACCGCTGCGCCAGAAGATATTCCAACAAGTAGCCCCTCTTTCCTAGCGAGTAGGCGGGCGGTTTCAATGGCATCCTCATCCCTAACCCTAATAACTTCATCGATTAAGTCAAGTCTGAGCACGTCTGGTATAAATCCCGCACCTATCCCTTCAATGCTGTGCGCTCCGGGTTTGCCGCCGCTTAGGACTGGAGAGTTGTATGGTTCTACAGCTATAGCCTTAAACCCTGGCTTTAAGGGCTTTATATATTCGGCTACGCCAGTTATTGTTCCACCTGTTCCAACACCAGCAACAAATATATCAACCTTACCATCGGTGTCACGCCATATTTCCGGTCCGGTTGTCTCTTTATGTATCTTTGGGTTCGCCGGGTTCTTGAATTGATTTGGTATGAAAGAATTAGGTATTCTTGAAGCTAGCTCCTCAGCCTTTTTAACCGCGCCTCTCATGCCCTCCTCACCGGGCGTTAAAACTATCTCGACCCCATAAGTCTTCAGAATCTTACGCTTCTCAATGCTTATTGTTTCAGGCATAACTATAATCAGCCTATAACCTTTAACAGCCGCAACCATTGCTAAACCTATACCTGTGTTCCCACTTGTAGGCTCTATGATTACAGTATTCTTGTTGATCAAGCCAAGCCGCTCAGCCTCTTCAATCATGCTTAAGCATATTCTATCCTTAACGCTCCCACCGGGATTACGGGATTCAAGCTTAGCTAAAATTGTGCACTTTAAACCTTCAGATATCCTATTCAAGCGTATTAGGGGCGTATTACCAATAGTTTCAAGAACAGAATTATAAATTCTCATCATTAAATCACCATTGTTAAGAATCTTAGCAAGGAATCTAATTAAATTAGCCTTCACTTAAAGTAATTTATAAATTAAATATGTGGGAGGAGAGAGTCCCCTCTATTTTTTCTAAAGCCCTTAGAACATTAAACATATATTATTATTCTTCGCACAGTAATCTTTGTACCCTTTGAAGAGGGATCTTTATTCGGTGAAACAACTACTTTTAGGATATGTTTATCCTCATCTAAATCAGATATCGACCAATTAAAAGGCACATATCTTTGATCTAGCAGATTCCAGTCGCAGAATAAATCGGTGTAGGCATATTGGCTTACTTCAGTTACCTTCTTACCATCTATAAACACTTCCGCTCTACCACCATCCTCAGATCGAAGACCTTCCCAAGATAAGGTTGAACCGATAAAACTGCATTCAAAATAACTCCCAGATACATTAGTGTACATGATGTCACCGTCTAAAAACCAATGTCCATGAAACTTTATTTTATCATGCGTTAAGATATCTTTAATAGGGCGTTCAAAATACATGCGGTAGTACTCGTACTCTCCTACCTTATAGAACGGTTTAAATATTTGCTTCCATTCACCCCTCTTTAGTG
The DNA window shown above is from Candidatus Bathyarchaeia archaeon and carries:
- the cysK gene encoding cysteine synthase A; this encodes MMRIYNSVLETIGNTPLIRLNRISEGLKCTILAKLESRNPGGSVKDRICLSMIEEAERLGLINKNTVIIEPTSGNTGIGLAMVAAVKGYRLIIVMPETISIEKRKILKTYGVEIVLTPGEEGMRGAVKKAEELASRIPNSFIPNQFKNPANPKIHKETTGPEIWRDTDGKVDIFVAGVGTGGTITGVAEYIKPLKPGFKAIAVEPYNSPVLSGGKPGAHSIEGIGAGFIPDVLRLDLIDEVIRVRDEDAIETARLLARKEGLLVGISSGAAVYAALEVARRPENEGKLIVTLLPDGGERYLSTPLFSDEPIGFSISSL